The Oncorhynchus clarkii lewisi isolate Uvic-CL-2024 chromosome 20, UVic_Ocla_1.0, whole genome shotgun sequence nucleotide sequence GTAAACAGGGTGTACAGGGTCTAAAGAGACTTGAACTAGCTGGGAGCCACAAGTCATCATGGTTATCCTGCTGGTCCTCACACTGAAGGTTGTCCTCCTCTTAGGTGAGTACATCAGTCTGAATGAACACATGTCCAGTGACTCCTCTCTATAGTTGGATACATTTGGTTGTAACATTTTACAGTGTAACTCCATTCACTCACTGATAATGTTGTTGGATAAAGGGAAGGGGACACTGAGGAACACAAGGTCAGTATGTACTGATGGATGTGATGTGGAACACCAGTGGTGTACCAGACCAGAATCCACTCTTACAGTATGTGAAATGGAAGCTGGGGTGTTTGTACTGTTTGTAATGAGACTGTTGGTGTGTCCTACAGCTgctgtgtggagtgtgtgttcaGCAGAGTTGATCACAGTGAAAGGATATGAGGGGGGCAAGGCAGAGATCAGATGCCCCTATAGAGAGGTGTTGAGGAGCCACCAGAAGTACCTCTGTAAAGGGGATTGTCctgtttttaataaagacaaagTTATTGAGACTGAGGCAGGGGAAAACAGTGCTTCTAAAGTGAGATACTCGCTAAAGGACATCAGAGAGGAAAGTGTCTTCATTGTGACAATCACCAACCTGACGTTAAATGATGCTGGGAGATACTGGTGTGGAGTGACCAATTCATTGGCAGATGACTACACTAAAGTCAACCTTGCAGTCTCTAGAGGTACTGTAAATCTTTGATTCTCATCCTCGAAACTTTATCACTTCCAAACTAGACATTTTATAATATACATTCCTAATCAAGCTTCTGCTATTGACCCCGAATCCTAACCTGAGATCCTTCCACTTCATTCCATATTTTACATTCACTTTTGCAAACTTTTGTACTTTAGAATGTATGATATTTACCCATTTATTCTTGAAATATATAACTTataaaatgcctcatgagcttaattCAACTGTCATACCACACTAAAATTAAAAATATTTGCTTTCTTTGCTCCATTGTTTGTAAACGATGTAATTGTTAACAAAAACACTGTAAAGCCACAAACCATGGTTAAAACTACAATATTGATCtcgtggatggtcagtccttgcatctataGCTCTGTCTATAAATGTGAGTGTAAGGATCAACGCTGGTAGACGaaaagcaggtacagggagaacATTTATTGAGCAACGGACaaggaacaggacaggacagcgtctggacatgagacaaggaacaggacaggacagcgtctggacatgagacaaggaacaggacaggacagcgtctggacatgagacaaggaacaggacaggacagcgtctggacatgagacaaggaacaggacaggacagcgtctggacatgagacaaggaacaggacaggacagcgtctggacatgagACAAGGAACAGGataggacagcgtctggacatgagacaaggaacaggacaggacagcgtctggacatgagacaaggaacaggacaggacagcgtctggacatgagacaaggaacaggacaggacagcgtctggacatgagacaaggaacaggacaggacagcgtctggacatgagacaaggaacaggacaggacagcgtctggacatgagacaaggaacaggacaggacagcgtctggacatgagacaaggaacaggacaggacagcgtctggacatgagACAAGGAACAGGACAagacagcgtctggacatgagACAAGGAAGTTTCATGGTGTACAATTTTTTGTCATTGGAGTTTCCAAACCTTTCTTGTTCTGTTATGGTATATATTTATTTGATAATACATCGGCTGAACTTCTTTCTGAGCGCTAGGCCTACATGTTTGTTTAAAATGACAGATTGGTGCTGCGAGAATCGCACTGCAGTGACTGGCTACAGTATGAAGAACGGTCAGTCTCCACCACTGTGTTTATGATGAAAAGTatgaagacaatcagaaatacttcTGCAAAGAAAAGACACGATCGAATTGTCTAGTTGATGTTAAAGTGACAAAAACCAAAAGCCAGACAGGGAGGTTCTCACTGTTCcacaacaagacagacagagtTTTCAGCGTGACCATCACCAGGCTAACCCAAGAGGATGCTGGGGGATATCTATGTGGAGTACAGAACAACCACACAATTGATACCATGTCAGCAGTCAGACTTTTGACTgggtggacaaaacattaggaacaccttcctaatattgagctgcacccccttttgccctcagaacagcctcaattcgtcagggcatgaactttacaaggtgtccaaagcgttccacagagatgccgGTCCATGTtgacaatgcttcccacagttgaatCAAGTTGGCTGGTAGTGGATTTCTACTCCAAATAGCTCATTCAATCTCATCCCACAGATAATAAATTGgattgagatccggtgactgggCAGGCCACTGCAGTGAGCTGAATTCACTGTTGTGTTTGTGGTCCAGACATCACTAGAGCACACAGATCATATTATCACCATTCAGATAAATGAAGAGCATATTACTTCCTGGTACACATTATGAtgctgtgttattatttagttattATTAAGGCACATTTCATTCTATCACATAAACATATTTGTGTATTGTACATAGACAGATCTGGCGTCAAATCTGACTTTGGAATCAGATTCCCTCTCTTGGTGGTGTAGTGTAAAGACATGGTGCTCTGACAACACATCTCTGTGCAATAACTACTTTAATACCAGTAGACAACATGTTAGCCAAGTGAAAAATGTCCACACATTTCACAACAACTGTGTTTTGTGGTCCTTTGTTTTTAGCGACACCAACAATAACCCCCACCACAAGAAAACCTGCTACAAAAACAACAGCATCAAATCCAGGTTCACCAACGCTATCATCCTTAGCCACCTCcatctcatcatcatcatcatccatctCTCAACTATCATCCATCTCAACACCATCATCCATCTCATCATCAACAAAAAATGGATTTGGTAAATAAACTTAATGGTTGCTTTTAAACAGACATCTAAACAGCCCAAAAAtatgaccaatcagatcagccctGAAAAAGATcggatgtgaaaagatctgatttctttggtcaaaagaccaattagtggaaaaaagctGTGTCAACGCAGCCTATGAGCCTTTTTACGCTGCACTAGTTTAAAACCAGTTTCTCAACACATCATTTTGTCATGTAGAGACTGATCTGGCGTCAAATCTGACTTTAGGTAATCTGGGACACTTCTATACCAGATTCCTCCTTCTGAGTGGTAGTGAAAAGATAATGTCTCTCCGATTCCACATGCCCCTGCAATAATTACTTTAATACTAGTCGACAGCATTTTTGTTGTATGAGGCTGCTTTTACACATTGTTGGCCACCACATCCAAGGCTAATGTCAGGACAGGAAGTAAACAGAAAAGTTACACATCTGATGTGGAAGAGAGGCAGATCTTACTTCACAGTGTAAAAGGCCCTATGTAAGTTGAACAGAAGTGCTGATTGTAAAGTATGTGTTCTAATCATACTGTTTGTCTGTTCAGATACATCAGTGGTCATCATAGTATCTGGGACTCTGGTTATGCTGCTATTGGTGCTTGTGGTCAGCCTGCTCATAGTCTATAGATGGAAATTCAACAAGGAAACAGGTGAgaaacactctctcacacacacacacacaaggggaaGTTACTCACACCCAGTCTTAAATTGCAAGAAACTTGCATATACAATCTTCCTTTGACCCTGGTTGAGAAATAGGGGTCTCATTGAGAACAGGGCTCTGAGAACCTCCTGAACAGACTGCTGCAGCCCAatattgacgtgtgtgtgtgtgtgtgtgtgtgtgtgtgtgtgtgtgtgtgtgtgtgtgtgtgtgtgtgtgtgtgtgtgtgtgtgtgtgtgtgtgtgtgtgtgtgtgtgtgtgtgtgtgtgtgtgtgtgtgtgtgtgctgtgttccACAGCTGGCTCCTCAGCACCCAGGGTGAACACAGACACTCGGATCAacatagaggtcagtgtgtgtgtgtgtgtgcaagcgccTGCCTGTGAGCGTCATTGCATGtctgtgtgatatatatatatatatagagagagagagagagagagagagagcatgttctAATCTATGTTCTTCCCTCTTTCATCATGTccgcctgtccctctcctccttttcctcctctccaggGTTGTCATGGTGATGGTCACTATGAAGAAATAAAGGACCGCCCCCTACAGTCCAGTTCAGGTAGTGAGACCCCCACAATCTACGCCACCGCCAACTTACCCACAAGCCCCTCTGACTCTCTCAACTATGCCAGCGTCAACTTCCACAAGGACCCCAGCTGCCCCAATGAGGCCACTGTCGCCATCGCTAAAAAGAGCACTTGTTCTGGTGACTATGCCACTGTCAACATAAGTCAAAACCCTGCCTACTCTATTGTCATTCATCCACACAGCTCCTCTGAGGCGCCTCCCATCTACTCCACAGTGAGCAAATCCAGAGACACCTGAGTCACTGACAACCAATCACAAGGGAGAAAAAACACACTGGCAACCAATCACAAGAAACGTGTCATGAACTACGTTTGCCACTAACAGCCTCTTGAACAGTGAGCTCTGTTTTTAGCTGACAGCTAGATAATGTGCTTCATGTCCTCACAATGTGTTTCCCTGACTTCTCTCTTCCATGATATGTGTTTCCCTGACTTCTCTCTTCCATCAGATGTGTTTCCCAGACTTCTCTCTTCCAGATGTTTCCCTGACTTCTCTCTTCCACCAGATGTGTTTCCCTGACTTCTCTCTTCCATCAGATGTGTTTCCCAGACTTCTCTCTTCCATCAGATGTGTTTCCCAGACTTCTCTCTTCCAGATGTTTCCCTGACTTCTCTCTTCCATCAGATGTGTTTCCCTGACTTCTCTCTTCCATCAGATGtgcttccctgatgtctctctTCAACTTGTCTTCATGTCATTTAATTGCATGTTAATATCTGCAGATAAATATTGTCTCACTATTTGGCAAGCACTTAAAAAGGTATCACACCTTTTGACCAAGGCATTATAACTGTCTAttaactgtgtttttttttttacacatttgtaAATGATTAAATAAGCATTAATGATGTCTTGATAAACTCCTGATAAAGGGTGCCTTTAAAAACAGCCCTTTTAGCTTGGCCTTTAACCAGTGATTGTTTTAGACGTCCTGTGTGTTTTATGTTCTTTAATTTATCCTTTTTACTGCTTCCTGTTTGCTTCTACTTTTTCATTTGATTGTTTTATTGTGAATTGTGTTGCGATTGTAAATGCAATTTAAATTAAAGGGGAAGTGCAGTTAAAAACTTGAATTCCCTATTTTTTTATGATATTACCACACTAGAGAGGTGGAAATAACACTAGGATATTGTGACATTTATGATAATTACATTTCTGCGTGAGAGCTGTTTTAAAAGAATGCCTGAAATTTCAGCATGTTCATGAAGCCACAATCTGATCTGATTATAAGGGACCAATAACGGGTCATCTAGGTAAGTGGGTGGGCTCTAGGCCATCCTATCAGCCAATCAGGGCTGTGTTTGTTTCCTAACACCCACACGATCAATGGCCAAAAGAGGCTCAGGGAAAtacattataaaaaaatatacatttgacTTATTTTGATCAAATAAACACACAGTGACTATAAAAATTACATTGAAATAACTGCATGGGGGCcttaagtttgatttgatattttcacatacagtatgttacagttgatacaaaacagagcagcacatattgcacttagaTGTACACAGAGGGCAAATGTCAACgacatgcatgtcagtctctcctgaCTCAAAGTTGAAGGAAacattgactgcatcactattggtctttgtgcgagATGTTGATGTGTTGAAGCTACCGAACTGTCTGTTTAGGCAGTTGGTTCACAGTTCGGACACTCATTGGT carries:
- the LOC139377267 gene encoding CMRF35-like molecule 8; translation: MVILLVLTLKVVLLLAAVWSVCSAELITVKGYEGGKAEIRCPYREVLRSHQKYLCKGDCPVFNKDKVIETEAGENSASKVRYSLKDIREESVFIVTITNLTLNDAGRYWCGVTNSLADDYTKVNLAVSRATPTITPTTRKPATKTTASNPGSPTLSSLATSISSSSSSISQLSSISTPSSISSSTKNGFDTSVVIIVSGTLVMLLLVLVVSLLIVYRWKFNKETAGSSAPRVNTDTRINIEGCHGDGHYEEIKDRPLQSSSGSETPTIYATANLPTSPSDSLNYASVNFHKDPSCPNEATVAIAKKSTCSGDYATVNISQNPAYSIVIHPHSSSEAPPIYSTVSKSRDT